A part of Astatotilapia calliptera chromosome 15, fAstCal1.2, whole genome shotgun sequence genomic DNA contains:
- the alkal2a gene encoding aLK and LTK ligand 2a, whose protein sequence is MSELRRHFIIGLVLLMCTLTDHCGESAPSTVPTGDASAGMDEQQDLRRMVEIVKQVEGSRGRHSAKTEAPAISRETSSPMEQKDFRDLKAFRGNQAVVIFPRDLRKKEKFIKYLTGPLSFSPKCRKSVYKLYHHTRDCTIPAYFKRCARLLTRLAGSPQCTEG, encoded by the exons ATGAGCGAACTACGCAGGCATTTCATTATAGGACTGGTGTTACTGATGTGCACGCTCACCGACCACTGCGGCGAGAGCGCGCCCTCCACGGTCCCAACAGGGGACGCATCGGCCGGCATGGACGAGCAGCAGGACTTGAGGCGGATGGTGGAGATCGTGAAGCAGGTGGAGGGGAGTCGGGGACGCCACAGTGCCAAAACAGAAGCGCCGGCAATTTCACGGGAGACGAGCTCTCCGATGGAGCAGAAGGATTTTCGGGACCTCAAAGCATTCAGAGGGAATCAGGCTGTCG TCATATTTCCCAGAGATCTAAGAAAGAAGGAGAAGTTCATAAAATACTTAACAG GTCCGCTCTCCTTCAGCCCCAAGTGCAGGAAGTCGGTGTATAAACTCTACCACCACACGAGAGACTGCACGATACCTGCAT ACTTCAAAAGATGTGCACGGCTTCTGACACGGCTAGCAGGCAGCCCACAGTGCACGGAGGGGTAG